In Arthrobacter sp. MN05-02, one genomic interval encodes:
- the rnpA gene encoding ribonuclease P protein component: MLPMIHRVRTAADFARTVRSGARSGRRNVVLYGSRTSSSTPSRVGFIVGKNVGNAVTRNLVKRRLRHASAEWVEAHPVGYDVVVRALPPAAGSDWPALQRDFTSCLAAVVRRLDRTDEPEKEGRVS, from the coding sequence GTGCTACCGATGATCCACAGGGTGCGGACGGCCGCGGATTTTGCACGTACCGTACGTTCCGGTGCCCGGTCTGGGCGCCGGAACGTCGTGCTATACGGGTCGAGGACGTCGAGCTCCACCCCTTCCAGGGTCGGTTTCATCGTCGGCAAGAACGTGGGGAACGCTGTCACGCGCAACCTCGTTAAACGGAGGCTGCGCCATGCTTCGGCAGAGTGGGTCGAAGCACACCCCGTCGGGTACGACGTCGTCGTCCGGGCGCTGCCGCCGGCAGCCGGGAGTGACTGGCCGGCCCTGCAGAGGGACTTCACGAGCTGCCTCGCCGCCGTCGTCCGCAGGCTCGACCGCACCGACGAACCGGAGAAGGAAGGCAGAGTATCGTGA